aaaaatttttagatttttatttaattttaaaaaaaaaattaaaaattaaattaaattaatttaataaaaattttagaaaattaataattttaagaaaaatcttcgagtttttcaaaattttatttttaaaatacgctcaagtctCTTAACAAATtccttcacaaaatttttcctttcattatattttattttttattcactctTCTCCGGTTCTTTACTTAACCcccgaaataaaaataaataaattacatagtCAGGTTTTTTAATGATCTGCAATCCATCACTCAGTTTGCTCTTTTATGCCTCGCcctactctttttttttctttcctcttTTCCGTTTTTAAGTGTCTCTAAAAGAGATCTTTTTGTCGTATAATAGCATTCACCTGATTGTTCCAGAATTGATCGATGAGCGTAATAAGGCGGAAATATAGCTCTGCAGTTTCTCAGGCATTTTCTATCAATAACtcatctatttaattttttttaaatctaccagaactgaataaatttttcatattggaaaattgaaaaaaaaagaaaaaaaatctcatgaagACCGAAATTCATTGTAATTCCAGCACGTACGAAGTATTTAAATggattaatgtttaaaaaaaagtttttgctttagatgaaatttatttattacattaacgttccacattttttctctcctttaacattttttttattaaataaaatatattaaaaaatagaataaaatgaCTTTCCTTTtcgaaaaaagcgaaaaaaaaattggaggaaaaaaaagtaatcatcGTGAGATCTTGTATCCCTAAATACATATTTCAGAACCCGTCAGCGAGCAATGACGATTAAACGAATGCAtgagaaaacaaaataaattctgaatTCATCAATAATTCTGCGATACAGATCCGCatacaaaatgaatttttacatgaaaaaaacttGGAGAACATTAAATTaccttatcaaaaaattattcgatgtatttcaacaaaatttcatgcaTTTGCCTGTTTTTTTCCTCCGTTAAgataaatgagattttttgtttgtacgtTTTAAGATCGAGGTAATGTGAAACGCTCATATgttgacaacaacaacgacgacgatgatgatgatgatgactttaAAAGGGAAAACAACAATCAAGCttctgttttattattattatttattattttatagtaaaatatgtttttggcTGGAAATATGTCCAATGAAtgtaatgataaatattagTACATGTTGAGGGCGTTACGACATGAAATTTGACTAAATCGAAATATGAGATGTCTGTCTGATGTGCTTTACATGTTTTTGTAGAGATTAAAGCAATAAATCTCTCAGGAGGAGGAATTACGGATTTTATCgacgaaaattgttaaaaaaaaatgttttttaaatttaatttgttccatattaaaaaatatctaaaaataactcaagtttcgttaagattttttttaataacatactttttactttttttttaattttttgtaaaaaaaaataataaaaaaaaataatttttgaattttcttaacaaaatcataaattttacaagtaaattattaaaaaaaatttttttttcaatattgaaacattttaaataattcaaaaaatattaaataattttaagctttttggcaaaattgggccaaaaaaaaatttattattttaattgtagaaaaaattattttatttaaaaaagcaagaaaaaagaataaaattttaataatttttttttattgaattttttattcatattattttaatttttatttaaaatttaatttaatttactttattttaatttattattttatttttttattaattttattattttttattgaattaaaaattatattaaaaaatatattaaaaagtttttttaaaaaataatttaaagaaaaaaaattttttatttaaaaaattaaaaaaaaaaataatttaaaaattaaaaaaattaatacatttcaatgccaaaaaaatttttaaaaattccattaaaacttaaaaataaaatttaaaaaaatattttcttcaaaaacagttcatttaaaaaattcgaaaatatttttcaaaccctgaaacaaaattttattctgattaaaaatcactttaattttttgttctcattCGATTCgtgaatcaacaaaaaatacgcttacattaaaaatttattctcctTTCAATCAACTTCTcagcttttttgttgtttattgtaaatttattacatttgacTTTATAAATAGTTTGCGTTACatgatttgaattaaaatgcattacttttatgggaaaaaaacgaaattggattaaaatgCACTTATTTGgggaattttatcaaataaatctcggatttttcaaataatttacttaaattttatcgaaaaattgaaaaaaataaaatcaaattaaaaagttatttaattaaaaaaaaaataaaaataataaaaataaataaaaataataaaaaaaataaaataatttaaaaaaatattaaaataaaaaaataaaaattaaaaaaaaaattattttcacagaaaaaaattacaaaaatagcTCCATCAACAATATCATATTGCTTTGCACTCCacgctgtcaaatttttaacaagttttaatgaaacaaaaacagataattttttgtttttgttatttttttcttgtgtaaaaatttttactgtcaTGCACTTTGTTCACATGAAAAGAGGAAGCCGAGTTCAACATCAAGTGCaccatcgtcatcatcaatgttgtttaaaaaaatatataatataccGTAAAAGAAAACGAgcgagcaagaaaaaaaaaatttctatgatgctttttttttacataaaaatatatttttcacattattaTCTGGTACCTGTTTTATATCACGCGTGCTTTGACAGCATGAAATGGTTGCTGCCTGATGTCATGTCTCGTCGCATGTATTCGAGATTCGTTTCTTTTTTACGAGCTGCTTATTCGTGTGTAAACGAActaatattcaaatttcaattcaaatcagATATTGACTTGAGAACTCTCGTATTGATAAGGCacaaaacgacgaaaaaaaaatgtcgataaaaaaagatcaaagagCTCAAGCGAATagtcaatttatatttaaaagactgggagaatttattttaggagaattactatttatttatatgtttaTTGTTATGATGGAACCCGCGTGCATCACATATTTCTCCccaaaacattattatttttaatttatttaatgcaaatttttattgtaaatcgaatataaaaaatgtccaaaaaaaactttttttgaggtCCGAacgctatttatttatttattcatttatggcagcaatatatattttaatggccattaaatttgttaTGCTATCATCTGGTTTATAACGGTCAATTTATAATCAAAAGCTATTATTGAGACCTaatatacataaatttaattggctATCCAACTGAGAATTTTTGCCTTTCCTCGAGAAAAAATCgagagaattaaaattatttttggcgcttgtaattattttcgaaatattttttcggaaTTTCGGCATAAATAATGAGTCAGGATTAACCTCgatcttgataaattttcggattaaaactgatatttttttttgtggataaaaatataaaaaaaaaataaatattcaaaaaaaaaacgaaaatatgtGATAATGGCTTcttgataataattaagaagAAGCAGTAGCAGCTCAACTTCAcataacttttgataaaatattttccgcgaagtgattctttttttctcgttttttttttgtttgtttgtctttttgaTACTTGTGACGCCTGAAAAGCCACTTCAGCTAAAAGTGTGTGTGTAGAAGTTTTTAAACAAGGTGTTCACTCGTCTCTAATTTTCACAccttttctctaaaaaaatattaatgaaaggagtgaaaagtgagaaaaatggTAGTTTAAAAGTGTTTCTAGTTAATTGTCAACTTGAGCAGGTAAGGCTTTTATTTTCCTATTGTTGTTAGCTAAGTGTCTTTTCGCTCGGAGAGTCAAGAGAGTGTTGACATCTTATAGATGATCatctcagtttttttttgtaagttgataatgtttaaaattgtgtttttttttaaagtgagaCTTGAGAGACATTTTTGCAGGTTATTGTGTGATTAAAAGGTGTTAAGGATGTCAGATGAGCATTTTtagtacttgaaaaaattatttaataaatttaattctttaatgaatttaatttaattctcaaaTGTGATGGAAATGCGTTTGAAGAGATTTTcaagtatcaaaaattaattttaagatgcACATTTAacgactaatttttttttaaataaattaaaaaaaatcaatgtgcactgggacaaaaataaaggcttaaaattgagtttttttattttaaattaattttttattcaatttaattttatttattttaatttaattaggtaatttagttaaattaaattttttttttttattttaatttttaaataatttttattttttttttatttaaacttaggctaagaaaaaaataattaaaaaatatttaaactgatttttttttctcaaaattattattttaaaatttaattttttacattttaaaatttattttatttatattttttaataataaataattttaattaatatttttttttgttattaaaatttagtctaaagctaagaaaaaaaaataattttaaaaattttcaagcctgttcttttctcaaaattattatttttagaattttttttattttaaaatttaaataattaaaaaaattaaaaattattttctttaataaaaatatatttcaaaaatgttttaaataatattaataattttaaatattttctgtttattaataaacagaatttttaataaattttttaaataaattacgataaatgatttaaaatttttatttatttatgtatttatttaataaataaatttattttttttttattaataaaaaaaattatagcgCCAAAACTCTCTAGACATTCATATTTCACATTATTTCTTCCGAGACAAATTCAGAGTTATGCCAAAAGGAAGAagaataaaacattattattattaataaattcgcAAAGTATTTTGTATAGAATGCTAAAGTAAAAGTTATGATGCAAAAGTTTTGAAGATATAATTCTATAATGTTTCCAGACTGACTATGCTATCTCTGCCTTGCCATTCTGCCAGTTCCGACGTACAAATAATAGGAAGAACGTTATGATTCATTAATGaacttgaaattattaaattgctATGTACTGCACTCTTCCTCCTTCTTTTCTACAAGCGATTTCTGACTTTTCAAGCTGCTTCTTCATTATatgaacattattatttttgctgttCTTCTCCTTCACAACGgcgaatttttttcccattttaatcataaatatgTACTACAACTTTACTAATACCGTGACGGAGGAAGTTTACTAGAATGAATGGGaggatttaataaattgacgTGTACCTGCTTTGTACGTCGTCGTTGCGGAGTTAGCGACTTTGTAAAGTATTCcttctttattttcttcgtttttgttgttgccttaacaaataaaaacaacaacaacaacgaaaaaacccAAGATTGTagattaaattctaaaaattttgaaacgttgtatttataaagtttctgcaaagagatttttatcacgcaaaataatgaattaaatggaaaaaagttgGACAAAAACGAGTTTTAACAACATTTCGTTTgacaaaacatcaaaattctCTATTTTCattaagccaaaaaatttttggcttagCATGTTCGTTTGGGTTATCAATCCATGTTATCTGATGGAATCACgttgtgaaaattaataaacttttaactcactcaacatgaaaaaaatctcaataatttttttttttagaattaccATCGCCAcataaattgcaatttaaaaaacttaacagctggcaccaaaaattattataactcAAGAAACGAAGGACTTACTGGCAATTCAAAGTGATTGCCTAAAGCAACTACTTTAAATGagaaatatgaagaaaaaatcgttgtCATTGccgaataaatataaatctctttcgaaaaaaaaatattgaagataaaattctgtgtggaaaaaaaattatcaaagctGTGCTGCGCACCAAAGGATGCTGATTTTGTGTGCTTAGGAACAATCCAGCATAATCCATCACTATGGATTGAGTCAAAGTACAAAATATTactttaacgatttttttgtgctttatttatctttgattttcgctttttttcctttaggAATTGATGTTGAATTAAATTCCTgataaatttggatttttgttaaaaatgaaagaaggcgcattttattttttttttttaatttttttctaaatgcgaaaatttttaatttttaaaaataaaatattatagaaaataaatttataatttttaaaaatttatttaaaaaaataaaattatttaataaaatgaataattaagtaacaaaaaaattaatgtaattaattaatatgtaaataaatattaaaatgaaaaaaatttaaatacaaaataaaaaaataaaaataaactatttaaatattttaactaaaaaatttaattttaaactgaataaaattaattttttatttttatttcgatttttaaattttatttaattaattaattaattattttaattttttaattaatttaatttattttatttgtttaaaatttatttattaaaataatttaaaatgataaaatttcaaaaaaaatttaatttttcactgaataataattttttatttgaattaattttttgaaattatatttttgatattaattatttattaaaattttctattacaattaattgatttatctaacaattcatatgaaaaattataaaaatatttaaatattttttaaaaattattttttcaaatatttttttattaaaatttcatttttaattcattaaaatatgataaaaatattaaaatataaaacaaatatattttttatttagttttataaaatttatataattaattcaaatattttttattttcatgatttttaagttctcaataattttatttaaatctttaaaaaagaaaaaaaaatcataaagcaaaaaaaaagacagacatgaagaaaatttttaaaatattcaaattttttcatttcgctTCATTATCCTTTTCACAACTGCTTGATATTCAAATATCGAGGCAAATATTTaacgaagacgaaaaaaaaattcaaagcatGGGGTGGCTCGATAATATTGAAGTGTTTTTAAACTCATTAGAAATCAACTTGAAGCATCCTtcactaaataattttatcatcattttacaTTTGTGCTTCATTAACATCGAACATgtgtgaaagaattttttttattttaaagaaatattttctaacCAAGTGTcaaaactttacaaaatttattcctgAACACATGCAAGGAACCGAGAGACGTTGATCTTTCCTCGCCAAAAGCGAAAGAAGTAGACCAATCAATAAACAAACTTTGGCAATTTCTTGACTCCAAATGGCCCCGAACATATTGCGTTGATCGCATTAACAAACATTCGCCCTTTTCTGTGTAAGTTTTTAATGCCATCACTTTCTAGTTTAAATATTGTTCTTTcggtttttttgtgtgtgccaaCAAACATCGTTGCCATGTAAGGATGTAAAAGTTTTGCGTCTAATGAGTTCTTTTTCATGTGCCTCAACCTCAAGACACATCATAAGTAATTCAACGTCGTTCTATTTCTCCTCCGCCAACGAGAAAAATCCTCATTCAATTTCTCCTTGAAAAATCTTTCGTTTTAtaagtaatattttatgtgattACAATCTTAAGTTGTTCCTTGCTTGCTGTTTTTTTGTACTCGTTAATGTTGTCGCACACAAAAAGGGGCTTTTTTGCTTGCGTTTGCCTTTCTTTCCTTCACACATCAAGCGCATATACTTTTGCATGCAaggaaagtcataaaaaattttcatgtacgCGTTTTTTTCCGCAcagaaaaacatacaaaatggaattaaaaaagtttttttttcttgtgaaagatttttcatttcatgttTTCTCTTCTTTATCTAACGATTACCCGGCTTACGATAACAAATACGTTAAAGATGATGTTTGCATTCTTTTCagacattttttcttgttttcctCGAGAGGttcgctgaaaaaaaaatcgtttctgTCAAGTTTTCTGGTTCAACAAGAAACAAGAGAAGAGTTGAATTAACGGCTTTTCTAAGCGCTTTCGCAGAATTTCCTTCTTCGAAGGGAAAAGCAACACAATGGGATTCcttctttctttcattttgaACGCAAAAAGATGcctcgttaaaaattaaaaagaaatgtcgaagcaaaaaattgacgttGCTCGATGAAAAACATGAATTCACGAGAAAAGTATTCAAACGAATTTTCTTTCCGTGGTAAAAAGAAggcacaagaagaaaaaaagggtaGACAAATAATTGCACAAGAAAATTTACATGAGTGAAAATATACGAGACTTTATTTcacacaattaatttttatttctgcaATTTGGATTTTAAACGGTTCTTCTTCTTAAATCATAATGAGCTTTTGACACAGAGGGTGCACTTTATCTGTCTTTCGGGGtgaagttttttctttctttcgtttgctttttgttgctttttaatGAGTCTTTGGATGTTAATTGCTTCGGGTGTTTGGCAAATTTGCATTCTCATGCCACCTGGCACCTTTTTTCTGACGAATGGAAGTTAATAAAACAAGGaagaaagtttatttaatggttcattaattaaattttggataaGGATTTGAGGttaaacgagtttttttttattttcagataatTCAAGAAGGATCTCAAACCTGAAGATTCAATCATCTTGGTAAGTTTTTCTCaactattccaattaattcaaaccaagcaatttaAAACTTGACTCGACTTCTGTTCAAAAAGCATAagaaatcttgaatttttcataagtcgcaataaaattttcatatgcaTGCCAATCACGAACAAAGAAATCATCAAATCAAACATTTATCGCGATGGTTCATGGATTTAGCAGCGCTTTCAATCACCCATTTTTACCTCACATATCGCGTCATGACTTCGCGTCACCGACACACATTTGAgctcataaattatttcaatgttgattttatttttacgttaccaaattattttgatgtaCCACGTCTattgatttaatattatttcaatcACGCGATCTAATCAAAAATCAGTTCGAtacctaaataatttattcattcgaTCGATTATATGGAATAAATATTATGTGATGTGTGAGTTTATTTCAATTACATCCCAAAAATTAGGCAGGCAGATGGGAGATAACCACGTACCAACAACAAGTTTTTCAATGTTTACAAACATTATTAAGCACAAACtgcaaaacattttataaaaatcaatattgttCTTCTAGTTTTGAAGCACTTTTCCCATCAGCTACGACTCAAATGAGATACCTGTTAAACTTCTTCACTTTTCTCATACTCATCAACGTTGATTGGCTCCAATGATAATCTCGTTTAAGTGCCTTTACTTGTtccttattattatattaaccaaaaaacgaaaagaaaagaacATTTTGATGCATGTGCGAGTTTTTGTTTatccaaaaaatctcatgcatATTTTGAGAGAAGGAGTGAGAGATTCAAAACAATAACATTACGAagcaaagttaaatttattacatgtTTTTTCGCTTGAGTTTTGTAACTTACGATTTTTTGTGGTTGTAATTTATAATGATGAACGGAGCAAtgctgtaaaattttcattgaaaatgcgATCAAAATACGGATTTTAGACAGCTTTAAAAAGATGTCAAAGTATATTTGAGACATAGGCGTAGTGCAAGGAAGGGGCTCATTAGTATTGCAAAATAActatacacaaaaaaacttttaagaaatttccttACTTTTCAGACagacaaaattaaagttattattgagattttgataataaattcgGGTCATTTTGAAGATCTTGTTCGTTTATAATAGAATCGAAATGGATTGGAAACTTACAAATATTAAGAAAGATCGAATGAGTGCTTAAATAAATATCCAACATTATTCGAACGTGTCCTTTGGTATCTTAAGTAACCTTCTGAAAAGCACATGACGGCAATGGTTAATCATTGATTGTTGTAATCAAACGGGAAGTCATTGTTAATATATTTCACTCTTATGTTTCCCTTTCATTAGATTCGGAGGCTTCATACGAAATTTGCACATCAAATACTTTTTCTCATTAGGCAGATATAGAGTACCATTCATTGCTTGCACTTCGTTCGTCTGCTACATACTTTTCAATGTTTTCTTCTGTTAAGTTTTATGCCGCTAACTTTACgaactcttaaaaatttaaatttaaggaaaGATGAATCTCGTACACTATCGATGAACATTCTTGAAGACGATTCATGAAGCTGTAAAGCCTTATTATCGGTTAAGTCTTATGGCATTAGTTTCTTCTAAGATATCGTTTTTCAATAGCTTGAAAAGTATCCATATTTCGCAAATCTTCACAAATCGTTGAAGTTATTGAAGTCTTTTGAAATTGTGTCCCCTGATTCTAATTTTCCTCATAATATTTTGGCTTcgttcgaaaatatttatgtagattttagtttcatttttttacccaTTAATcagcaaaccaaaaaaaaaaaaaataaatgaaacatgttattttttttccttcttttctaatatttagtcctgaaaaataaaatttaaatttttaatatcatttgACTCTTCAAACTCATTTGGCTCCCACAAATCTTCTATTAACTACGTCCCTGAAATACAACACATTTTTGTGTCGAATATCGTCGTGCAAGAAACCAATTTATTCAGACACTGAATCGAGCTGGGCCGTATTCCGTTTCatcgataataattttatactcgcatataaatatatattttatgttgtGTCGTCGTTTTTGTCGTATGTCGTCGTACAAAAAGTgggaaatttgatattttttccttcgcatcgaagcaaaacaaaacaacaacaacaacgaggaGCAAGCAACATGGAatgataacaataataatgcaaaACCATCGgaataaattgtttgaaagGAAAAACTGCTTTTACTGACAATTGATTGAAATGACAACAGCTAATGCTTTAGTTATCATTCCAAAATGCAGAAAATATGTACAAAGAGGAAGGCTATGTGGAACATTATTTGATATCGATTTCAGACTGCTgtggaaaaaaacatttctcttCGCATTTGTACGAAATAATTCGTTGTTTGTGTGTGCTGACTGCCTGAATAAtggattgaaaagtttttctttgtgtGTTTCAAGTGGTTTTTTGTGTGCTATACGACTCGTGTGTGTGACTGCGGGGGAAGCAAAGCACaagtttgtttgaaaaaaaaaagttttcaaactttttttaatactttttatagCAACGCAtgcacgacgacgatgatgggGAACATACAAAACTCGTACATACGCAGGATGTCTGCAATTCTCTGAATGAAAATGTGtaccaacaacaataaaatgaaaacacTTTcggaaatgaattttatggaaatttattgagtAATGGCTGAATATGATTCGAGAAAAATTGCTTCTCGTCGTGAAATAATGATatgtatacaaaaaatatacaaataaaatgttatgaCCAGATGCTGAACACAATTGTAAAAGGATTTATGGTGAGCTTAATAAGATGATTGCTTTTGAGCACGGCCCTTAATCGTGTAATCTTGACAGGGATTTAAGTGTTAGGAGAAACATTTGGAGCtcgtttcataaattttttggacattttgtcatttttatcattCTTTGTTAAATAACAGAGAACTAACTTAAACtgtttaacaacaaaaaatttttttcagctaaatttccataaaatccattcacagaaaatttaaaagcttctttgaaatattttcaatcgaaaaaacttcaaggaattatttttttgatttgatttgagaGATTTAATGACGTATCTAAATGAGTAATTTCGAAAGTtgcattgcaaaaaattacttatccAAATACGTTCAAATTGAccttgcaacaaaaaattatacatacCGTTATTTCCTTGTCCCAAAATTGTTTGTAGGCTCAATACTGGTTGCAATTTgcttgatataaaaaatgcacttttttaaaTCCTGTTCTCCCAAGCGATTTGAGGTTATTATTAGAATTGATTTTCGTATAAATAGCTCGCAAAGGACATCGAATAGTCAGACATTGTTCAGCAGTGAAACAATTCAAAGCTTTacctttaaattaatcaattgaaACCAATCAACTATCATGAAGGTAAGTGACTTATCAATCATTcgactaacatttttttaataatttgtctctttttcaGTGCATCGCAGCTGTAGTCATGATCGCCTTTGTTGCCGGCGCATCAGCTCACGTTTCTCCCTTAGTTTACTCCGCATCTCCAGTAGCTTATCATGCTGCTCCTTTGACATATGCTTCCAGCTTATGCAAATACGAACCTATTACTCAATTCTCATCCATTCCTGAATCCAAAATTGTTGCAACTTATGCTGCTCAAGCTCCCGTTATTGCTTATAGTGCTCCAACTGTTTACCAAGCAGCTCCTCAAGTTGCCTACCATTCTGAACCTGCTCATTATACTAAATACGTTGCTGCTCCTGAAGTTTACTCCGCTAAAGTAGTTGCTCCTGAAGTTTACTCCGCTAAAGTAGTTGCTCCTGCTCCTGCTCCATTGGCTTATACCACGAAAGTTGTTGCTGCTCCAGTTGCTTATGAAGCTGCCAAAGTTGTCGCTGCTCCAGTTGCTTATGAAGCTACTAAATATGTCTCTGCTCCCATTGCTCACATTGAAGTCGAAGGAGAAGCTAAATACACTGCCATCAATCGCGGC
The sequence above is drawn from the Culicoides brevitarsis isolate CSIRO-B50_1 chromosome 1, AGI_CSIRO_Cbre_v1, whole genome shotgun sequence genome and encodes:
- the LOC134837821 gene encoding adult cuticle protein 1-like, translated to MKCIAAVVMIAFVAGASAHVSPLVYSASPVAYHAAPLTYASSLCKYEPITQFSSIPESKIVATYAAQAPVIAYSAPTVYQAAPQVAYHSEPAHYTKYVAAPEVYSAKVVAPEVYSAKVVAPAPAPLAYTTKVVAAPVAYEAAKVVAAPVAYEATKYVSAPIAHIEVEGEAKYTAINRGAVHEAPLPGHKLSQTSLNLAPAAK